A single window of Mycobacterium sp. ITM-2016-00318 DNA harbors:
- a CDS encoding cyclopropane mycolic acid synthase family methyltransferase: MAVKANRMQPHFEEIQAHYDLSDDFFGLFQDPTRTYSCAYFERDDMTLEEAQVAKADLNLDKLDLKPGMTLLDIGCGWGATMKRALEKYDVNVIGLTLSKNQHAYCEELLAGVDTERSHKVLLRGWEQFSDPVDRIVSIEAFEHFGFERYDDFFKNSFDILPDDGRMTIQSSTAFHPDDYVARGKKLTFEVARFIKFIVTEIFPGGRVPTAKMMVAHGEKAGFVVPECMSLQKHYVRTLRTWADTLEANKDQAIAVAREENYDRYMRYLRGCQNYFADEMLDCNLVTYLKPGAAA, encoded by the coding sequence ATGGCCGTGAAAGCAAACCGGATGCAGCCGCACTTCGAGGAAATTCAGGCCCACTACGACCTGTCCGACGATTTCTTCGGACTGTTCCAGGACCCGACCCGCACCTACAGCTGCGCGTACTTCGAGCGCGACGATATGACGCTGGAGGAGGCGCAGGTCGCCAAGGCGGACCTCAACCTCGACAAGCTCGACCTGAAGCCGGGCATGACGCTGCTCGACATCGGTTGCGGCTGGGGTGCCACGATGAAGCGTGCCCTGGAGAAATACGACGTCAACGTCATCGGGCTGACGCTGTCGAAGAACCAGCACGCCTACTGCGAGGAGTTGCTCGCCGGCGTCGACACCGAGCGCTCACACAAGGTGCTGCTGCGCGGCTGGGAGCAGTTCAGCGACCCCGTCGACCGCATCGTGTCCATCGAAGCGTTCGAGCACTTCGGTTTCGAGCGCTACGACGACTTCTTCAAGAACAGCTTCGACATCCTGCCCGACGACGGCCGGATGACCATCCAGAGCAGCACCGCGTTCCATCCCGACGACTATGTCGCACGCGGCAAGAAGTTGACGTTCGAGGTGGCGCGCTTCATCAAGTTCATCGTCACCGAGATCTTCCCCGGTGGCCGCGTCCCGACCGCCAAGATGATGGTTGCACACGGTGAGAAGGCCGGATTTGTTGTGCCAGAGTGCATGTCGCTGCAGAAGCACTATGTGCGGACGCTGCGCACGTGGGCTGACACGCTGGAGGCCAACAAAGATCAGGCGATTGCGGTGGCACGCGAAGAGAACTACGACAGGTACATGCGTTATCTGCGTGGGTGCCAGAACTACTTCGCCGACGAGATGCTCGACTGCAACCTCGTCACGTACCTGAAGCCCGGCGCAGCCGCTTAG
- a CDS encoding cyclopropane mycolic acid synthase family methyltransferase, producing MADKTAATAKKDQSVDEVRAHYDLSNEFFQLFTDPSVTYSCAYFPREDMTMEEAQIAKLDLSLGKLGLKPGMTLLDVGCGWGSMMKRAMEKYDVNVVGVTLSKNQYEYCQNVLAGADSQRSYKVILADWSEVKQPVDRIVMIEALEHFGFERYDDFFSFAYNLMPDDGVMMVHSICGLTPQEMKEKGVPLTFSFARFIKFVIDEIFPGGRLPSVEKVEEHSTKAGFKVTHIQSLQSDFAKTLDMWADVLESRKDEAIEIQSEEVYERYMKFLRGTADGFRIGYVDINQFTLEK from the coding sequence ATGGCCGACAAGACCGCGGCGACGGCGAAGAAGGACCAGAGCGTCGACGAGGTCCGTGCTCACTACGACCTCTCCAACGAGTTCTTCCAGCTCTTCACGGACCCGTCAGTCACCTACAGCTGCGCGTACTTCCCTCGCGAGGACATGACGATGGAAGAGGCGCAGATCGCCAAACTCGATCTGAGCCTCGGCAAGCTGGGGCTCAAGCCCGGCATGACGCTGCTCGACGTCGGCTGTGGCTGGGGCTCGATGATGAAGCGGGCGATGGAGAAATACGACGTCAACGTCGTCGGCGTCACGCTGTCGAAGAACCAGTACGAGTACTGCCAGAACGTGCTCGCAGGTGCCGACAGCCAGCGGTCCTACAAGGTGATTCTGGCCGACTGGTCGGAGGTCAAGCAGCCGGTCGACCGGATCGTCATGATCGAGGCCCTGGAACACTTCGGTTTCGAGCGCTACGACGACTTCTTCTCCTTCGCCTACAACCTGATGCCCGACGACGGCGTGATGATGGTGCACTCGATCTGCGGGCTCACCCCGCAGGAGATGAAGGAGAAGGGCGTCCCGCTCACGTTCTCGTTCGCGCGTTTCATCAAATTCGTCATCGATGAGATCTTCCCCGGCGGACGTTTGCCATCGGTTGAAAAAGTCGAAGAACATTCGACGAAAGCCGGGTTCAAGGTGACCCACATTCAGTCGCTGCAGTCGGATTTCGCGAAGACCTTGGACATGTGGGCCGACGTTCTGGAGTCGCGCAAAGACGAGGCGATCGAGATACAGTCCGAAGAAGTCTATGAGCGGTACATGAAGTTTCTGCGGGGTACAGCAGACGGCTTCCGAATCGGATATGTAGACATAAATCAATTCACACTGGAAAAATAA
- a CDS encoding cyclopropane mycolic acid synthase family methyltransferase, translating to MADKGKASLKPHFEDVQAHYDLSDDFFALFLDPTRMYSCAYFEREDMTLEEAQKAKVDLALGKLGLKPGMTLLDVGCGWGYTMMRAIERYDVNVVGLTLSKNQAAHVEKVFEASDSPRTKRVMLKGWEEFDEPVDRIVSIGAFEHFGFDRYDDFFTFAYDALPDEGVMLLHTITALTGPQMVERGMPLTFNFARFVKFIITEIFPGGRLPSIEKVEEHSGKAGFNLTRRQSLQSHYARTLDIWAQNLEAKKDQAIAIQSEEVYERYMRYLTGCADGFRVGYIDVNQFTLEK from the coding sequence ATGGCCGACAAGGGCAAAGCAAGCCTGAAACCGCATTTCGAGGACGTTCAGGCGCACTACGACCTGTCCGACGACTTCTTCGCGCTGTTCCTTGACCCGACGCGGATGTACAGCTGCGCGTACTTCGAGCGCGAAGACATGACGCTGGAAGAAGCGCAGAAGGCCAAGGTCGACCTGGCGCTGGGCAAGCTGGGGCTGAAGCCCGGCATGACGCTGCTCGACGTGGGCTGCGGCTGGGGTTACACGATGATGCGGGCGATCGAGCGCTACGACGTCAACGTCGTCGGCCTGACGCTGTCGAAGAACCAGGCCGCCCACGTCGAGAAGGTCTTCGAGGCCTCCGACAGCCCGCGCACCAAGCGGGTCATGCTCAAGGGCTGGGAGGAGTTCGACGAGCCCGTTGATCGCATCGTGTCGATCGGCGCATTTGAGCACTTCGGCTTCGACCGCTACGACGATTTCTTCACGTTCGCCTACGACGCGCTGCCCGACGAGGGCGTCATGCTGCTGCACACCATCACGGCGCTCACCGGCCCGCAGATGGTCGAGCGCGGAATGCCGCTGACCTTCAACTTCGCGCGCTTCGTGAAATTCATCATCACCGAGATCTTCCCCGGCGGCCGACTGCCGTCGATCGAGAAGGTCGAAGAACACAGCGGCAAGGCCGGCTTCAACCTGACGCGTCGCCAGTCGCTGCAGTCGCACTACGCGCGCACGTTGGACATCTGGGCGCAGAACCTCGAGGCCAAGAAGGATCAGGCCATCGCCATCCAGTCCGAAGAGGTCTACGAGCGCTACATGAGGTACCTGACGGGCTGTGCAGACGGCTTCCGGGTGGGATACATCGACGTCAACCAGTTCACCTTGGAGAAGTAA
- a CDS encoding alpha/beta fold hydrolase, translating into MQARTGLARTGGSDSPIEIHYEDMGDENHPPVLLIMGLGAQLLLWREEFCEKLVNQGLRVIRYDNRDVGLSTKLTGQRSNSGTLPGMVRSYLGRPSPAVYTLEDLADDAAGLLDHLDIDRAHIVGASMGGMIAQIFAARFPQRTNTLGIIFSSNNQALLPPPGYEQLRALLQRPADSTREAIVANAVRVAKIIGSPGYPRPEDKLQADALEGYDRAYYPAGIARHFAAVLGSGSLLHYDRQITAPTVVIHGTADKLMRPSGGRAIARAIKGARLVLIDGMGHDLPEELWDQIVGELKTNFAEAF; encoded by the coding sequence GTGCAGGCCCGTACCGGACTCGCCCGCACCGGCGGCTCGGACAGCCCGATTGAGATCCACTACGAGGACATGGGCGATGAGAACCATCCTCCGGTGTTGCTCATCATGGGCCTCGGAGCGCAATTGTTGTTGTGGCGCGAGGAATTCTGCGAGAAGCTCGTCAACCAGGGCCTGCGCGTCATCCGATATGACAACCGTGACGTCGGCCTGTCGACCAAGCTGACCGGCCAGCGCTCGAATTCGGGAACGCTGCCCGGCATGGTGCGCTCGTACCTCGGCAGGCCCAGCCCCGCGGTCTACACGCTCGAGGACCTCGCCGATGACGCCGCCGGGCTGCTGGACCATCTCGACATCGACCGCGCCCACATCGTCGGCGCCTCGATGGGCGGCATGATCGCCCAGATCTTCGCGGCGCGGTTCCCGCAGCGCACCAACACGCTCGGCATCATCTTCTCGAGCAACAACCAGGCGCTGCTTCCACCGCCGGGATACGAGCAGTTGCGGGCCCTGCTGCAGCGACCCGCGGACTCCACCCGCGAGGCGATCGTCGCCAACGCCGTGCGCGTCGCCAAGATCATCGGCAGCCCCGGCTACCCGCGCCCAGAGGACAAGCTGCAGGCCGATGCGCTCGAGGGCTACGACCGCGCCTACTACCCGGCGGGTATCGCGCGGCACTTCGCCGCCGTGCTCGGCAGCGGCAGCCTGCTTCACTACGACCGTCAGATCACCGCGCCGACGGTGGTCATCCACGGCACGGCCGACAAGCTGATGCGGCCGTCCGGCGGTCGCGCGATCGCCCGCGCCATCAAAGGCGCGCGGCTGGTTCTGATTGACGGGATGGGCCACGACCTGCCAGAAGAGTTATGGGACCAGATCGTCGGGGAGCTCAAGACGAACTTCGCCGAAGCCTTCTGA
- a CDS encoding AarF/ABC1/UbiB kinase family protein: MSTTKHREVAKLDRVPLPVEAARIGATGWQVTRTGARVVSKLAGRGSLQQKVIKEIPKTFADLGPTYVKFGQIIASSPGAFGEQLSREFRSLLDRVPPADIDEIRKLFVEDLGDEPESLFKSFDETPFASASIAQVHYATLHSGEEVVVKIQRPGIRRRVAADLQILKRGARLVEFAKLGQRLSAQDVVADFADNLAEELDFRLEAQSMDAWVSHMHASPLGENIRVAQVYWDLTSARVLTMERIQGTRIDDVAAIRKKGFDGERLVKALLFSLFEGGLRHGLFHGDLHAGNLYVDDDGKIVFFDFGIMGRIDPRTRWLLRELVYALLVKKDHAAAGKIVVLMGAVGTVRPEAEAARDLEKFSTPLTMQNLGDMSYAAIGKQLSTLADAYDVKLPRELVLIGKQFLYVERYMKLLAPRWQMMSDPQLTGYFANFMVEVSREYKDPDAPAQETEKDGVDA, from the coding sequence ATGTCTACGACTAAGCACCGCGAGGTGGCCAAGCTTGACCGGGTTCCGTTGCCCGTCGAGGCCGCCCGCATCGGAGCGACGGGTTGGCAGGTAACCCGCACCGGCGCACGGGTCGTCAGCAAGCTCGCCGGCCGCGGCTCACTGCAGCAGAAGGTCATCAAGGAGATCCCGAAGACGTTCGCCGATCTCGGGCCCACCTACGTCAAGTTCGGTCAGATCATCGCGTCGAGCCCCGGCGCATTCGGCGAGCAGCTGAGCCGCGAGTTCCGCAGCCTGCTCGACCGGGTGCCGCCCGCCGACATCGACGAGATCCGCAAGCTGTTCGTCGAGGACCTGGGCGACGAACCCGAAAGCCTGTTCAAGTCCTTCGACGAGACGCCGTTCGCGTCGGCGTCGATCGCGCAGGTGCACTACGCGACGCTGCACAGCGGCGAGGAGGTCGTCGTCAAGATCCAGCGGCCGGGCATCCGGCGTCGCGTCGCCGCCGATTTGCAGATCCTCAAGCGCGGCGCGCGCCTGGTGGAGTTCGCCAAGCTCGGCCAGCGGCTGTCGGCGCAGGACGTCGTCGCCGACTTCGCCGACAACCTCGCCGAGGAACTGGACTTCCGCCTCGAGGCGCAGTCGATGGACGCCTGGGTGTCGCACATGCACGCCTCGCCGCTGGGCGAGAACATCCGCGTCGCGCAGGTGTACTGGGATCTGACCAGCGCACGCGTGCTCACCATGGAGCGCATCCAGGGCACCCGCATCGACGATGTGGCCGCCATCCGCAAGAAGGGCTTCGACGGCGAGAGGCTGGTCAAGGCACTGCTTTTCAGTCTGTTCGAGGGTGGCCTGCGGCATGGGCTGTTCCACGGCGACCTGCACGCGGGCAACCTCTACGTCGACGACGACGGCAAGATCGTGTTCTTCGACTTCGGCATCATGGGCCGCATCGACCCGCGCACCCGCTGGCTGCTGCGCGAGCTGGTGTACGCACTTCTGGTCAAGAAGGACCACGCCGCGGCGGGCAAGATCGTCGTGTTGATGGGCGCAGTCGGCACCGTCAGGCCGGAAGCCGAGGCCGCAAGGGACCTCGAGAAGTTCTCGACTCCGCTGACCATGCAGAACCTCGGCGACATGTCCTACGCCGCGATCGGCAAGCAGCTGTCCACGCTGGCCGACGCCTACGACGTCAAGCTCCCCCGTGAGCTGGTGCTGATCGGCAAGCAGTTCCTCTACGTCGAGCGCTACATGAAGCTGCTCGCCCCACGCTGGCAGATGATGAGCGATCCGCAGCTGACGGGTTACTTCGCCAACTTCATGGTCGAGGTCAGCCGGGAGTACAAGGACCCGGACGCGCCCGCCCAGGAGACCGAAAAAGATGGAGTCGACGCCTAA